In Plodia interpunctella isolate USDA-ARS_2022_Savannah chromosome 4, ilPloInte3.2, whole genome shotgun sequence, the sequence CGATTGTAGAAAATGATACAATGTACCTATTATACACTGGAAACCTAAACCATCCCGATGCAAGCCTAGACCACGAACAACACCAAGCTTTAGCATTTAGTATCGACGGAGAAAGTGTGTCCAAATATGAAGAGAATCCAGTAATTGACGCTCCGGAATACCAACCAAATATACGCGATCCTAAAGTTTGGAAAAATGGAGACACATTCTACATGGTTCTTGGTAATTCCTTTGAGAATGAAACTCTTGGACGTGCTTTGCTTTATTCTTCTGCCGATCTTAAATCCTGGGATCTGGTTTCTATACTCGACAAATCAAACGGTTCCCTTGGCTACATGTGGGAATGTCCAGATTTTTTCGAGATCGATGGTAAATTTGTGCTGCTCTTCTCCCCGCAAGGTGTAAAGCCTCAaggtgataaatataataatttgtatcaGACAGGTTACATAGTCGGGAACTTTGATTAcgatacttataattttactcCGTTAACTGAATTCGTGGAACTCGACCATGGCCATGATTTCTATGCAACTCAAACTATTTTGGACGCCTTCAACCGACGGTTACTAGTTGCTTGGATGGATATGTGGGAACAGAACTATCCAGAAAGGGATGATGGCTGGACTGGTCAGATGACTATAGTAAGAGAACTCTCTCTGTCTAAAGATAATCATCTTATACAAAAACCCGTAGCGGAGATTATATTGGCACGTGGTCGATTGTTATACACAGCAAGAAGAACTAAAGGGAGCAAACGTATCGAATTAACTGAGAAAACAGGAGAAATAAGGATCAAATCTAAGGCGTCAAAagatctaaatttatttattgaatcaaAGAATCAGTCAGTGAAGATAAGTTACGATCATAAACAAGGTTTGATCAGTCTCGATCGGGGTGGCCATGATGGTTTAAGACGAACAGGATGGAAACCAATAAGAAAActtaagttaaaaatttacgtCGATGCCAGTTCAATCGAAGTATTTTGTGGACGTGGAGAGGTTACTTTTTCGAGTAGATTCTTCCCTGAGGACAAAGTATTTGTGCGACTTCGCGAAGATACAGAAGCTGAAGAAATGACAGTTTCATCTATGCGAAGAACCGTAGAGAAACCTGATTCtaataattaaacacacattcaatattttattgtaagtacACTATTTTGACTTAATTGTGGTCCTAAAACCTTTAAAATTCCTATGTAGCAATaggttaatttttgtttgaataaatatattattttctgctgaaaataattttacctgaaaataatcattttaccaattaaattaaatacactaAAGTATTTGATTTATCTTGTCCTGTCCTTGTTTCattcgttaattttttttcaagtagTTTATGAGTAGGTATAAAGTTTAGTCAAAAACTCGTTAGTAATTCATTGACATTTatacagtgaaaaaaaaaaaccgtaaatgtaaaatgaacataataatcttttttccatatcatttaaataagtacactGTCATAGCGAAGGTTTACTAATGATGTACTAACATTACTATCAGTTCGTTGATCTCGTGGTTATTAAGTTTAATCACTATAATTCCCTTAATATATACATCCGATACTCATACTGCCCGTCTAAGCCTTTATATccttaaatgttataaaataaagccctctgccgcatctgtttatctgttcgcgatgaactcaaaaactctgcacggattttcatgcgggtTTATAGAAAGTGTAATCACTGAGGACGGTTTACTTGTATACTTAACTGGTTtcgtttttacccgagcaaatccggggcgggccgctagcaGATTCCATACAAGGAGTGGAGAAGTTAATCTGGCGAAATATCGCGGCGTGAAGGAAAGttaaacaaatgtatattatatatacatttgtttaactttccttatatacttttatttgtttaactttCCTTATAACTTtccttatatataataactttctttgtgaataaattattatcctCTGGGAAAATATGCTCAGgttcagaaaataaattatccttAGAAACAATCTCGGTGGCGCTGTgttaaagttcttgccacgaaccgagaggtcccgggttcgaaccccggtcgagtcataatggaaaatgatctttttctgattgacccgggttttggatgtttatctatttatgtatttgttataaaagatCGTtgagatataattatttattatataatttataatttacataaataattatgacgtattacaaaattattaaagacaTATGAATATCACACAAACAACTCAAAGGGAAgcataaataggtatatttggctatattcagaaaaaaaaaattattacctaTCAAACCTAATTACAaagtacttttataatatttaatatacaaaaacaatatcaaataagcaatattaataaacggtataaataatatacagttCTTTTTTGGACaacgcatttttattataaatatttgaaagaagTTAAATTATTGTCTCTAAATACGGACATTATGGATACCAAAAATTTCCTTTGAACtcgtatgtacatattttttattcttttgatGACATCTGAATTGAAAGGCTTTATTAACAACTATTTAATGCTTGCCACATTAATCGtcattaaacaatttaaattcgaGTCCTTTAATCATAGTCTAAACTACACCAGTTGCTTGTTTGtcaacctgcgcagaaaaacgcttACGCAGATTacaagttaacgtcaaagttcaCTGGTGCAACCGactgttaaattatttttttttataaaaattaatttaattatgttgaaTCTAATAATTACTAACCTTTGTACTTTGCActaatcataattttgtaaattaactaCATACTTTCTTTCATTGCAAATGAAAATCAATTGTTTGTATCACAAAATTACActcaaaatagttttaattcgTCTACTTACTCTACCTACGAGTATATCCGATAACCTAATTTTCTTGGCTATATTATGTGCCTACTACTGCCAATCCTAAAGTAACCAAATTTATTAAGTGTGTCTAAATTATTTCCAATAACATTGGTTGTCAATGATTATAATATGGTCACTGAGAATGCTAAATCATCCAAACTTCAAGTcttccaaaatcaaaatctgtaATAGTCTAAGAATTATCAGTCAAAGTTAGATTTCCAGTACTTTCTTCAATACCGTTGCCATTCAGTTCTTCGGCCATTTGCAAAGCTGATACATAAGCGCCTGACGCAAGCGCGAATATTGAGACACAACctagtaaaatattcttataaagAATATAGTTGAATTTGCCCAAGCCTCGGTCCCAATTGTACACGGTGTGGACCACAGCCGGGATCAAGATACCGAgagtggagaagaaaatggCACCGACGAAGCTGATGACCAATTCCAAGTTCGGGAAGGCTGCAGCAACGGCAActgtagaataaataataattgtaaattaatatctgtGCTTGACCTAATGAATACATGGcttgaacattttaatatatttccagCTCCAGCCAGTTCGTATACTAATCCATACTTagacactaatattataaatttctgtctgtctgttcagctttcacagctaaaccgcaGGACCgacttttatgaaatttagtatgcatgtagattttttttaaataacccTCAAATGAACAGTATCAATAAcagggggtgaaagtttgtatgaaaatcatgtctgttccgtTTTCGCAAATAAATTCACGCGAGTGAGGTTatgggcaaaaactagtagttctaataattttaacatatttaatacatttaaattttgaaagatTAAGACTAAGACAGATGGACAAAGTGATCCTATAAAGTACAGAcagatatataacaaatagcAATTTAAAAACGAATAGAAGGAATTTAAGATATTCTTACCAGTGCTAATGACGATAAAAA encodes:
- the LOC128669636 gene encoding sucrose-6-phosphate hydrolase-like, which encodes MLAIHKYVIVALLLYSCKCEVDDQYYPRYHLAPPSGWMNDPNGFCFFKGEYHLFYQYNPDSSQEPGIAHWGHAISKDLFTWEHLPIAMYPDQWYDKSGVFSGSAIVENDTMYLLYTGNLNHPDASLDHEQHQALAFSIDGESVSKYEENPVIDAPEYQPNIRDPKVWKNGDTFYMVLGNSFENETLGRALLYSSADLKSWDLVSILDKSNGSLGYMWECPDFFEIDGKFVLLFSPQGVKPQGDKYNNLYQTGYIVGNFDYDTYNFTPLTEFVELDHGHDFYATQTILDAFNRRLLVAWMDMWEQNYPERDDGWTGQMTIVRELSLSKDNHLIQKPVAEIILARGRLLYTARRTKGSKRIELTEKTGEIRIKSKASKDLNLFIESKNQSVKISYDHKQGLISLDRGGHDGLRRTGWKPIRKLKLKIYVDASSIEVFCGRGEVTFSSRFFPEDKVFVRLREDTEAEEMTVSSMRRTVEKPDSNN